In Streptantibioticus cattleyicolor NRRL 8057 = DSM 46488, a genomic segment contains:
- a CDS encoding CocE/NonD family hydrolase: MITCRAGRRPSYAAGHDPNPTPREPAPPYGGRRRAGPGRGDRHRHRTRRAGRRSRLPYGRHHGEGRNRPQGRRVHPRPGTPGADARGRYPAVVQPAAWGQPDLEYVMEGRRLAAEGYVAVTYTVRGFWLSGGEVDVAGAKDVADISTVTDWTLAHTPADPGRLGMMGLSLGAGLTLMGAAFEPRLKAVAAMSGWGDLTDSLDGADTRHLQAAAGLTAIRLPAGRPGPPLRNAVSDLFADRDIPGLRAWARTRSPSTYADRINAHGTAVLLQNAWGDSIFNSSQITAFYQRLTVPKRLVMRPGDHATQEAGSLFGLPGPAWSTALGWFDHHLKGAPDDTGLPVRLTVLRSGRQEQYAHWRDISTRTRRLPLAEPRTVTGGLDSGADAGTIEVSGLLDQVTGVPPLAEIPLLPATAAAVWQSPVYATTQHIRGIPRLHTTVTSSAPDGTAIAYLYDVNPLGLGALVTHAPRTWSHRPPGHPFPLDLALYATAYDLPAGHRLAVVIDTQDPLYASASPLGSTVTFTSRPGSPSELDVPLR, translated from the coding sequence GTGATCACCTGCCGCGCCGGACGCCGCCCCTCCTACGCTGCCGGTCATGACCCGAACCCCACGCCGCGCGAGCCTGCCCCGCCGTACGGCGGGCGCCGCCGCGCTGGCCCTGGCCGCGGCGACCGTCACCGTCACCGCACCCGCCGCGCGGGCCGCCGCTCCCGTCTTCCGTACGGCCGACATCACGGCGAAGGACGGAATCGTCCTCAAGGCCGACGTGTTCACCCCCGCCCCGGTACCCCCGGGGCGGACGCACGGGGCCGCTATCCGGCGGTCGTCCAGCCCGCCGCCTGGGGCCAGCCGGACCTGGAATACGTCATGGAGGGCCGCCGCCTCGCCGCCGAGGGCTACGTCGCCGTCACCTACACGGTGCGCGGCTTCTGGCTCTCCGGCGGCGAGGTCGACGTCGCCGGAGCCAAGGACGTGGCCGACATCTCCACGGTCACCGACTGGACCCTCGCCCACACCCCGGCCGACCCTGGGCGGCTCGGCATGATGGGGCTCTCCCTCGGCGCCGGTCTCACGCTGATGGGCGCCGCGTTCGAACCACGGCTCAAGGCGGTCGCCGCGATGAGCGGCTGGGGCGACCTCACCGACTCGCTCGACGGCGCCGACACCCGCCACCTCCAGGCGGCGGCCGGCCTCACCGCGATCCGGCTCCCCGCCGGCCGCCCCGGCCCGCCGCTGCGGAACGCCGTCTCCGACCTCTTCGCCGACCGCGACATACCGGGCCTGCGCGCCTGGGCCCGCACCAGGTCGCCGTCGACCTACGCGGACCGCATCAACGCCCACGGCACCGCCGTCCTGCTGCAGAACGCCTGGGGCGACAGCATCTTCAACTCCAGCCAGATCACCGCCTTCTACCAGCGGCTGACCGTCCCCAAACGCCTCGTGATGCGCCCCGGCGACCACGCCACCCAGGAGGCGGGGAGCCTGTTCGGCCTGCCCGGCCCCGCCTGGTCCACCGCGCTGGGATGGTTCGACCACCACCTCAAGGGCGCCCCCGACGACACCGGCCTCCCGGTCCGGCTCACCGTGCTGCGTTCCGGCCGCCAGGAGCAGTACGCGCACTGGCGTGACATCAGCACGCGCACCCGGCGCCTCCCGCTGGCCGAACCGCGGACCGTCACCGGCGGCCTCGACTCCGGAGCCGACGCCGGCACCATCGAGGTCTCCGGCCTGCTCGACCAGGTCACCGGCGTACCACCGCTCGCCGAGATCCCCCTGCTGCCGGCCACCGCCGCCGCGGTGTGGCAGTCACCCGTCTACGCCACCACCCAGCACATCCGCGGCATACCCCGCCTGCACACCACGGTCACCTCCTCCGCCCCGGACGGCACGGCGATCGCCTACCTCTACGACGTCAACCCCCTCGGCCTCGGCGCCCTCGTCACCCACGCCCCCCGAACCTGGTCCCACCGTCCCCCGGGCCACCCCTTCCCCCTCGACCTCGCCCTGTACGCCACGGCCTACGACCTCCCCGCCGGCCACCGGCTGGCCGTCGTCATCGACACCCAGGACCCCCTCTACGCCAGCGCCTCACCCCTCGGCAGCACGGTGACCTTCACCTCCCGGCCCGGCTCGCCGTCGGAACTCGACGTGCCGTTGAGGTGA
- a CDS encoding tRNA-dependent cyclodipeptide synthase: MFGGRARGEVGPGVLHRTSFSVEPLTETCRVVVHNRDHVVLGVSPGNSYFRTSLLTELLVWLTEGFRRIDVVIPDTALTHTYEALGYTPQRASVKVRGETNVLRNRVLRAWHDAGGRRPADGHHMMSDLAGHPVYQRVLAQCEAALRVDAGLRRTCRAMSREALLARRPDQEPGPAQIDQGVRYLVEELPFFVASADIFEVGSSLCFYHRRIPLADVVFSGRCALAASPRQGYAVIRPVPEQLPAEP, translated from the coding sequence GTGTTCGGCGGGCGGGCACGAGGAGAGGTAGGTCCAGGCGTGCTGCATCGAACGTCCTTCTCCGTGGAACCGTTGACGGAAACCTGCCGCGTGGTGGTTCACAACAGGGACCACGTCGTCCTCGGGGTGAGCCCCGGTAACAGCTATTTCCGGACGTCGCTGCTGACCGAGCTGCTGGTCTGGCTGACCGAGGGGTTCCGCCGCATCGACGTGGTGATCCCCGACACCGCGCTGACGCACACCTACGAAGCCCTGGGATACACCCCGCAGCGGGCCTCGGTGAAAGTGCGCGGCGAGACCAACGTGTTGCGTAACCGGGTGCTGCGGGCCTGGCACGATGCGGGCGGTCGGCGCCCCGCCGACGGACACCACATGATGTCCGACCTCGCCGGTCACCCCGTCTACCAGCGTGTTCTCGCGCAGTGCGAGGCGGCGTTGCGGGTGGACGCCGGTCTGCGACGCACCTGCCGCGCCATGAGCCGGGAGGCGCTGCTCGCCCGGCGCCCCGACCAGGAACCCGGGCCGGCCCAGATCGACCAGGGCGTCCGCTACCTCGTCGAGGAACTGCCGTTCTTCGTCGCCTCGGCCGACATCTTCGAGGTGGGCTCCTCCCTGTGCTTCTACCACCGCCGGATTCCGCTGGCCGATGTCGTCTTCTCCGGCCGGTGCGCGCTGGCCGCTTCGCCGCGCCAGGGGTACGCCGTCATCCGCCCGGTACCGGAGCAACTGCCCGCCGAGCCGTGA
- a CDS encoding response regulator encodes MTDATASGERGPVRVFLLDDHEVVRRGVRDLLECEPGLAVVGEAGTAEQALARVPALRPDVAVLDVRLPDGDGVTVCRELRSRVPGLACLILTSFDDEEALLDAVMAGAGGYVLKQISGTDLVRAVRTVASGRSTLDPDATTRLMARLRGDNTPRQPDALADLTAREREILLLIGEGLTNRDIGRRLYLAEKTVKNHISRLLAKLGVERRVQAAVIATRTHPAPPPTRP; translated from the coding sequence ATGACGGACGCCACGGCTTCGGGCGAACGGGGACCGGTACGGGTCTTCCTGCTCGACGACCACGAGGTGGTACGGCGCGGGGTGCGCGACCTGCTGGAGTGCGAACCGGGTCTGGCCGTGGTCGGGGAGGCCGGCACCGCCGAGCAGGCACTGGCCAGGGTGCCGGCGCTGCGCCCCGACGTCGCGGTGCTGGACGTGCGCCTGCCCGACGGTGACGGGGTGACCGTCTGCCGCGAACTGCGCTCGCGAGTACCGGGGTTGGCCTGCTTGATCCTGACCTCCTTCGACGACGAGGAGGCGTTGCTGGACGCGGTCATGGCCGGCGCGGGCGGATACGTGCTCAAGCAGATCAGCGGCACCGACCTGGTTCGCGCGGTGCGCACGGTCGCCTCCGGCCGCTCGACGCTCGACCCCGACGCCACCACCCGCCTGATGGCCCGGCTGCGCGGTGACAACACCCCCAGGCAGCCGGACGCCCTCGCGGACCTGACCGCACGCGAACGCGAGATCCTGCTGCTCATCGGCGAGGGGCTGACCAACCGCGACATCGGCAGACGCCTCTACCTCGCCGAGAAGACCGTCAAGAACCACATCTCCCGCCTGCTGGCCAAACTCGGCGTCGAACGCCGCGTCCAGGCCGCCGTCATCGCCACCCGCACCCACCCCGCACCTCCGCCCACCCGCCCCTGA
- a CDS encoding sensor histidine kinase — translation MAGDDTLGAERRRPAAPQLRLDVLLDALQQHVERVRGTRDQVQALLDSVLAIGSDLDLETVLRQIVQSAVDLVDARYGALGVLGEEGRIRRFITVGMDEGTIAAIGPYPRGEGILGLLIRDPRPLRLPDLTRHPDSVGFPPGHPPMRGFLGVPVRVRDQVFGNLYLTDKRGTEGFDADDEAVLRTLAAAASVAIDNARLYEDARRRQRWLAAGAELTRSLLSGTEVHQGLGTLTQTVREMAGADLATLAVPVEGTGDLVVEAAAGEQAERVRGLALPAATLAAEVYRTGEPVSSDTVSADPRSRAGGSASRIELGPAFFVPLGSGDDIRGVLHIARVASGQPFGDAVLEMITGFAGQAALALKPAEHRRAAERLMVLDDRDRIARDLHDLAIQRLFASGLSLQAVHGRLADRPEAAERVRRVVDDLDDTIKVIRSTIYSLHEHRHGDGTGPRARLLAEVDAAAGTLGFTPSLRMTGLLDTLVPDALAGHLTAVAREALANAARHSGATTVEVSAAVADGRLTLVVSDDGRGIDPSATRRSGLANLRSRAEDCGGTFRVGPGRSRGTRLEWSVPLPADG, via the coding sequence ATGGCCGGCGACGACACGCTCGGCGCGGAGCGGAGGCGGCCCGCGGCGCCCCAACTACGGCTGGACGTCCTCCTCGACGCCTTGCAGCAGCACGTGGAACGGGTACGGGGCACCCGCGACCAGGTGCAGGCACTGCTGGACTCGGTGCTGGCCATCGGTTCCGACCTGGATCTGGAGACGGTGCTGCGGCAGATCGTGCAGTCCGCCGTCGACCTGGTCGACGCCCGGTACGGGGCGCTGGGCGTGCTGGGCGAGGAGGGCCGGATCCGCCGGTTCATCACCGTGGGCATGGACGAGGGGACCATCGCCGCGATCGGCCCGTACCCGCGCGGTGAGGGCATCCTGGGGCTGCTGATCCGCGACCCGCGACCGCTGCGCCTGCCCGATCTCACCCGGCATCCCGACTCCGTCGGCTTCCCCCCGGGCCATCCGCCGATGCGCGGCTTCCTCGGCGTTCCGGTCCGGGTACGCGACCAGGTCTTCGGCAACCTGTACCTGACCGACAAACGCGGTACCGAGGGGTTCGACGCGGACGACGAGGCGGTGCTGCGCACCCTGGCCGCCGCGGCGAGCGTGGCCATCGACAACGCCCGGCTGTACGAGGACGCCCGGCGCCGTCAGCGGTGGCTGGCGGCCGGCGCCGAGCTGACCCGCTCACTGCTCTCCGGCACCGAGGTGCACCAAGGGCTGGGCACACTGACGCAGACGGTGCGCGAGATGGCCGGCGCCGACCTGGCCACCCTGGCCGTTCCCGTCGAGGGCACCGGTGACCTGGTGGTCGAGGCGGCGGCGGGCGAGCAGGCGGAGCGGGTACGCGGACTGGCGCTGCCCGCCGCGACGTTGGCCGCCGAGGTGTACCGCACGGGAGAGCCGGTCAGCAGTGACACGGTGTCGGCCGATCCGCGCTCCCGGGCGGGCGGCAGCGCCTCGCGCATCGAGCTGGGCCCGGCGTTCTTCGTTCCGCTGGGCAGCGGGGACGACATCCGCGGGGTGCTGCACATCGCCAGGGTGGCCAGCGGTCAGCCGTTCGGCGACGCGGTGCTGGAGATGATCACCGGGTTCGCCGGGCAGGCGGCCCTGGCGCTGAAACCGGCCGAACACCGGCGTGCCGCCGAGCGGTTGATGGTCCTCGACGACCGCGACCGGATCGCCCGCGACCTGCACGACCTGGCGATCCAGCGCCTCTTCGCGTCCGGGCTGAGCCTCCAGGCGGTCCACGGCCGGCTCGCCGACCGCCCCGAGGCGGCGGAGCGGGTGCGGCGGGTGGTGGACGACCTCGACGACACCATCAAGGTCATCCGCTCGACCATCTACTCCCTGCACGAACACCGGCACGGTGACGGCACCGGGCCGCGCGCACGGCTGCTCGCCGAGGTGGACGCCGCCGCCGGGACGCTGGGGTTCACCCCGTCGCTGCGGATGACGGGGCTGCTGGACACCCTGGTGCCGGACGCCCTGGCCGGGCATCTGACAGCGGTGGCGCGCGAGGCGCTGGCCAACGCGGCGCGGCATTCCGGCGCCACCACGGTGGAGGTGTCCGCCGCGGTGGCGGACGGGCGGCTGACCTTGGTGGTGTCCGACGACGGCCGCGGCATCGACCCGTCCGCCACCCGCCGCAGCGGTCTGGCCAACCTCCGTTCCCGCGCGGAGGATTGCGGCGGCACCTTCCGGGTCGGCCCCGGACGGTCCCGGGGGACGCGGCTGGAGTGGAGCGTGCCGCTGCCCGCCGACGGCTGA
- a CDS encoding maleylpyruvate isomerase N-terminal domain-containing protein — protein MSRSAEPDAAPAPVTADDLDLVVRLAVAALREAPPEAWDREAGSLEWDCWETVEHLADDLFAYAAQLGPQEPPLDGEVPFVWESRRPGGPANAVHADRAAGPAGLLRVLEASGALLAAMVRTRPPRVRAYHVFGVSDPEGFAAMGIVETLVHTYDLAQGLGLGWNPPAGVCARVLARLFPDAPRTTDPWPTLLWATGRGELPGRPRLTTWRWDGTPRR, from the coding sequence ATGTCCAGATCAGCTGAGCCCGACGCCGCCCCGGCCCCCGTCACCGCGGACGACCTCGACCTCGTCGTGCGCCTCGCGGTGGCGGCGCTGCGTGAGGCGCCGCCGGAGGCGTGGGACCGCGAGGCGGGTTCGCTGGAGTGGGACTGCTGGGAGACGGTCGAGCACCTCGCCGACGACCTCTTCGCCTACGCCGCCCAACTCGGCCCGCAGGAGCCGCCGTTGGACGGCGAGGTGCCCTTCGTCTGGGAGAGTCGGCGGCCCGGGGGCCCGGCGAACGCCGTGCACGCGGACCGGGCGGCCGGCCCCGCCGGACTGCTGCGGGTGCTGGAGGCGAGCGGCGCGCTGCTGGCCGCCATGGTGCGGACGAGGCCGCCGCGGGTGCGTGCCTACCACGTCTTCGGCGTCTCCGACCCCGAGGGCTTCGCCGCGATGGGGATCGTGGAGACCCTGGTCCACACCTACGACCTGGCCCAAGGGCTCGGGCTCGGCTGGAACCCGCCCGCCGGTGTGTGCGCCCGGGTGCTCGCCCGCCTCTTCCCGGACGCGCCCCGCACCACCGACCCCTGGCCCACCCTGCTGTGGGCCACCGGCCGGGGCGAACTCCCCGGCCGCCCCCGCCTCACCACCTGGCGCTGGGACGGCACGCCCCGCCGGTAG
- a CDS encoding heavy-metal-associated domain-containing protein, translating into MSCCTPDGSCHSAPATVPAPAGAWTVSYAVSGMTCEHCRAAVTREVSAVPGVRDVAVDLVAGTVTVTAADGPDDARVRAAVEEAGYELTGRV; encoded by the coding sequence ATGTCCTGCTGCACGCCCGACGGAAGCTGCCACTCCGCCCCGGCCACCGTCCCGGCCCCCGCCGGAGCGTGGACCGTGAGCTACGCGGTGTCCGGCATGACCTGCGAGCACTGCCGTGCCGCGGTGACCCGGGAGGTCTCGGCGGTGCCGGGGGTCCGTGACGTGGCGGTGGACCTGGTGGCCGGTACGGTCACCGTCACCGCCGCCGACGGGCCCGACGACGCGCGGGTGCGTGCCGCCGTCGAGGAAGCCGGTTACGAGCTGACCGGCCGTGTGTGA
- a CDS encoding heavy metal translocating P-type ATPase: MSTAAPSLSEVELAIGGMTCASCAARIEKKLNRMEGVAATVNYATEKARVSFPPEVAVDELIATVERTGYTAALPAPAPTAPVPGADGERPDEPGAGEEERRLTSLRQRLVTSTVLAVPVIVLAMVPALQFTYWQWLSLTLAAPVVGYGAWPFHRAAAKNVRHGAATMDTLVSVGTLAAFAWSLYALFFGTAGMPGMRHPFELTISRTDGAGSIYLEVAAGVTVFILAGRYFEARSKRRASAALRALLHLGAKDVTVLRDGRELRLPVEQLAVGDVFVVRPGEKIATDGTVEEGSSSVDASMLTGESVPVEAGPGDAVTGATVNLHGRLLVRATRVGADTQLARMARLVEDAQSGKAAAQRLADRISAVFVPVVIALSLGTLVFWLVSGADTTAAFTAAVAVLIIACPCALGLATPTALLVGTGRGAQLGILIKGPEVLETTRRVDTVVLDKTGTVTTGRMALLAVHTTDDTTEAEVLRLAGALENASEHPIAQAVAQGAADRVGTLPAPQDFTNVPGLGVQGVVDGHAVLVGRERLLLDWSLPLPGHLKRARADAEAAGRTAVTVAWDGKARAVLEVADAIKPTSAEAVTRLRALGLTPILLTGDNRTVAEAVARQAGIAPEHVIAEVLPEDKVAVVRRLQGEGRSVAMVGDGVNDAAALAQADLGLAMGTGTDAAIEAGDLTLVRGDLRVAADAIRLARRTLGTIRTNLFWAFGYNVAALPLAAAGLLNPMIAGAAMALSSLFVVGNSLRLRRFRPTTDA; encoded by the coding sequence ATGAGTACCGCGGCACCGAGCCTGTCCGAGGTGGAACTCGCCATCGGGGGCATGACCTGCGCGTCGTGCGCGGCCCGGATCGAGAAGAAGCTGAACCGGATGGAGGGCGTGGCGGCGACCGTCAACTACGCCACCGAGAAGGCACGGGTGTCCTTCCCGCCGGAGGTGGCGGTCGACGAGCTGATCGCCACCGTGGAGCGCACCGGCTACACCGCCGCGCTGCCCGCCCCGGCGCCCACCGCGCCCGTTCCCGGGGCGGACGGCGAGCGGCCGGACGAGCCGGGCGCGGGTGAGGAGGAGCGGCGGCTGACTTCACTGCGGCAGCGGCTGGTCACCTCGACGGTGCTGGCGGTACCGGTGATCGTGCTGGCCATGGTCCCGGCGTTGCAGTTCACCTACTGGCAGTGGCTGTCGCTGACGCTGGCGGCCCCCGTGGTCGGCTACGGGGCGTGGCCGTTCCACCGCGCGGCGGCGAAGAACGTCCGGCACGGCGCGGCGACCATGGACACGCTGGTGTCGGTGGGGACGCTGGCGGCGTTCGCCTGGTCGCTGTACGCGTTGTTCTTCGGGACGGCGGGGATGCCGGGGATGCGGCACCCGTTCGAGCTGACCATCTCCCGCACCGACGGCGCCGGCAGCATCTACCTGGAGGTCGCCGCCGGGGTGACGGTGTTCATCCTGGCCGGGCGGTACTTCGAGGCCCGTTCCAAGCGCCGGGCCTCGGCGGCGCTGCGCGCGCTGCTGCATCTGGGCGCCAAGGACGTCACCGTGCTGCGCGACGGCCGCGAACTGCGCCTGCCGGTGGAGCAGTTGGCGGTCGGGGACGTCTTCGTGGTGCGGCCGGGTGAGAAGATCGCCACCGACGGGACGGTCGAGGAAGGCTCCTCCAGCGTGGACGCCTCGATGCTCACCGGTGAGTCCGTCCCCGTCGAGGCCGGGCCGGGCGACGCGGTCACCGGGGCCACCGTCAACCTGCACGGCAGGCTGCTGGTGCGGGCGACCCGGGTCGGCGCCGACACCCAGCTGGCCCGGATGGCCCGGCTGGTCGAGGACGCCCAGAGCGGCAAGGCCGCCGCGCAGCGCCTGGCCGACCGCATCTCCGCGGTCTTCGTCCCGGTCGTCATCGCGCTGTCGCTGGGCACCCTCGTCTTCTGGCTGGTCTCGGGGGCCGACACCACGGCCGCGTTCACCGCGGCGGTCGCCGTGCTGATCATCGCCTGCCCGTGCGCCCTGGGCCTGGCCACCCCCACCGCGCTGCTCGTCGGCACCGGACGCGGCGCGCAGCTCGGCATCCTCATCAAGGGCCCCGAGGTGCTGGAGACCACCCGCCGCGTCGACACCGTCGTGCTGGACAAGACCGGCACCGTCACCACCGGGCGGATGGCGCTGCTGGCCGTCCACACCACCGACGACACCACCGAGGCCGAGGTCCTGCGGCTGGCCGGGGCCCTGGAGAACGCCTCGGAACACCCCATCGCCCAGGCCGTCGCCCAGGGCGCCGCCGACCGCGTCGGCACCCTGCCGGCCCCGCAGGACTTCACCAACGTCCCCGGCCTCGGCGTCCAGGGCGTCGTCGACGGCCACGCCGTCCTCGTCGGCCGCGAACGCCTCCTGCTCGACTGGTCGCTGCCGCTCCCCGGCCACCTCAAGCGGGCCAGGGCCGACGCCGAGGCGGCCGGACGCACCGCCGTCACCGTCGCCTGGGACGGCAAGGCCCGCGCCGTCCTGGAGGTCGCCGACGCGATCAAGCCCACCAGCGCCGAGGCCGTCACCCGGCTGCGGGCGCTGGGGCTGACCCCGATCCTGCTCACCGGTGACAACCGCACGGTCGCCGAAGCCGTCGCCCGCCAGGCCGGCATCGCGCCCGAACACGTCATCGCCGAGGTCCTCCCCGAGGACAAGGTGGCCGTCGTGCGCCGCCTGCAGGGCGAGGGGCGCAGCGTGGCCATGGTCGGCGACGGGGTCAACGACGCCGCCGCGCTGGCCCAGGCCGATCTGGGGCTGGCCATGGGCACCGGCACCGACGCCGCCATCGAGGCCGGCGACCTCACCCTCGTCCGCGGTGACCTGCGAGTGGCGGCCGACGCCATCCGCCTCGCCCGCCGCACGCTCGGCACCATCCGGACCAACCTCTTCTGGGCCTTCGGCTACAACGTCGCCGCGCTCCCGCTGGCCGCCGCCGGACTCCTCAACCCGATGATCGCCGGTGCCGCGATGGCCCTGTCCTCCCTGTTCGTCGTCGGCAACAGCCTGCGCCTGCGCCGCTTCCGGCCCACCACCGACGCCTGA